The Telopea speciosissima isolate NSW1024214 ecotype Mountain lineage chromosome 11, Tspe_v1, whole genome shotgun sequence genome includes the window CCATATGTTTTGCATTTTATTGTGTATTTTTCCCCTGTGCTTTGATAAAGTAGATTTTGTCATTTGgcctcatatttttttttaaaagaaatacTACATGATCAAGGATATCTAGATGTTGGCCTAGTTTTTTGAGTACTGTTTACTAATATCATTCTCAACTATTTTGATTGAACCCTGAAACTTCTAAGAAATAgtgtattttataaaatttccaGCATGGGATGCCTCAAGACAGAAGCTTAGCGTTGGTGTTATTTCTCCATACAATGCTCAAGTTGCTGCAATTCAAGAGAAACTTGGACGGATATATGGGAAACACAGTAACTTCGAGGTGAAAGTGAATTCTATTGATGGTTTCCAGGGAAGTGAGGAAGACATCATAGTTCTCTCTACAGTAAGATCCAATAATGAGGGGTCAATTGGGTTCTTGTCTAATCCACAGCGAGCGAATGTTGCTTTGACGAGGGCCAAGTATGTCCTCTATGtgctttaaattttttatacTAATGGGTATAGGTCAAAGATGGTAAATCTAGTCAATTGTATCatagtttatttattaattatttcatttttggCAGGCATTGTCTTTGGATTTTAGGAAATGAAAAAACTCTGATCAACAGTAGATCTATTTGGCCTGAATTAGTTTGTGATGCCAAAAGGCGTCAGCGTTTTTTCAATGCTGATGATGACAAAGATCTGGCTAAAGCAATAGTACAGGCCAAGCAAGAGCTTGACCAGCTAGATGATTTACTTAATGCGAACTCAACACTTTTCAAAAATGCAAGGTGGAAGGTAAACTATTTAAAtaaaattctctttctctcgctaAATTATTCTTCAACATAGTAATTTGTAGTGTGAACTTTCATACGGATACTTGGGCTATTTgtaatttatttcttttaatgcTTCTCCAAATTGACAGGTTCTCTTCAGTGAAAACTTCAGGAAATCATTTGGAAAAATGAAATCtacacaaaaaaagaaatcagttattaatttattattgaaGCTCTCATGTGGATGGCGCcccagaaaaagaaagatagacCCCATTTGTGAAAGCTCTGTACAGCTTGTGAAACAGTTTAAGGTTGAAAATTTGTATATTATTTGTTCTGTTGATGTTATGAAATATGAAAGCTATGTGCAAGTTTTGaaggtttgggatgttttaccTCTAGAGGAGATTCCAAAACTGGTTAAACGTTTGGATAACATCTTTGCCCCATTAACAGATGATTTTGTCAATCGCTGTAAAGTGAAATTCGTCAATGGGTATGTTGATTTCTTTGTCTCTCAGTTATATGCTAACTTTTGTCTGTCATGCGTTTTGATTTATCTTCTTTAGCTGGCAAACTTCtgatattttttcttctatcGTTTCATTCCACATTTGGTGCCCCTCTTAGGTGAGCAGTAtggatcattttatgtgatatCTTAATATATGGTTGTTTCTTAGTATTTTACTTCTCAACTCTGCCCATCCATAACTTGTTTGGTTATTTTTATGCATTTGGTTTGACTTAAAACAAAGCTTCCTTATAATATTAAAGGGACTTTTCAAGTCCCATTTTGTATTTCTAACATTTTTTACATATTTATTTGTTGGCATGTAGGGATTTGGAAGTGCCCATGATCTGGCCAAGCTCTGACAACATTGTTCGGAGTAGGAATATATACTGTACAGAACTTCAGAAGATTTCAAATGATGACGACATTGACGGTAGAAGCTATGTTGAAAATTCAAGGGTGAGCGAGAGTTTGCTACTGATGAAATTCTACTCATTATCATCGGGTGTTATTGGGCATCTTCTCTCTGGACATGATGGTAGAGAACTTGatcttccatttgaagtaacaGATCAGGAGCGGGAGATTATTCTTTTCCCTAGTACTACATTCATCCTAGGAAGGTCTGGAACAGGGAAAACAACTGTGTTGACCATGAAGTTGATTCAAAAGGAGCAACAACAATACCTTTCCTCAGAAGGAATGTCGGAATTGAAGTTCGATACAAGTAAGGATGTTCACAAGACGAATGAGATTGTGAAGGGTGTTGGAGAAGCTAGCGGGACTGTTTTGCGTCAGGTGTTTGTCACTGTTAGCCCCAAGTTATGTTCTGCTGTCAAGAAGCAAATTTCTCAGTTGAAAAGGTACATACTCAATCTTTAATTCTTAGACATTATGTATTTGTTGAGCGAGTGCTAGCCAGGACGGACTGCACCCCAGTGCAGTAGAAGTGGCATTATCTGCCATATGGCAGGTCATGCACCCCCTAAATTTATTGACAGATAGGCCCCACTCTTCTCTACTTGTATGCTAATTTTGAGTTCAACCCTGCTCTTCCACAAGTTAATTTAAAGTGAGGAATACTTTCGAAAAACACAACTTTTGAGCAATTTTGGACCATcgaaaatacaaggaaaatgtGTAATACAAGGTGGATCACTTGATTGAACTAGATACCTGAACTTTGCACAACCTGTGCATGATGATGTCTTCCCATTCAATTGTTCATATTTGCTTAGTTGGCATTCCATGTGGCACAAATGAGGTGCTGGAACTACACTCCATTTCTCTCCTACTGAACCTGTTTTTCTCTACTTCAATTCTCAGAATAATCTTCATGCATTAGGCATGCTTTTTTAACTAGGTTGTTCTGCTGGTTCTATTTTATTTCAGGATTCTCTGTTTTCTTGCATATATGGTGTTCTCTActtaacaacaacaaccaccataatcttatcccaactaaatggggtcggctacatggattcgATAGAGGctataaaagtaaaagaaataagagaagtaaaaagaagtaaaaggaagaagaatagaaaataagtaaaggaaaaagtcaaagcagtagtcaaagcagcatcccaagaacattcccctacaaggggtcggctacacggatccttgtCTTCCAAACAACTCTTATCTGATTTTCGCTACTTAACCTGCATGCTTTTTCTCTACTTCAATTCTCCAAATAATTTTCATCGAGTCTACTTTTTTAACTAGGTTGGTCTGCTGGTTCCATTTTACTGCGTGATTCCCTGTTTTCTTGTTCTGTTGTTCACTTTCCGCTCTAGTCCTTCTCAAGTGCAAACCCTGATTCAATCTGCCTTGTGCAACCCTTCTCTggctgaggaagagaaaaggcCATCCTTAAAGCTTAGTTCTCTTTCCTCCCAAGAAGAGAGCTTCGACCGTCAAAAATCCCACATCAAATGGCTCGAGCTTGGAGATTCTTGGCTTACTTCCATTGATCCCTTAAAACCCGTTCCAACTTTCATTCCATGACATTAAGGTAGaagccatctccttcttctccctcttcttccctcccccttccaatccctcccctctcccccctgATTTAATTAACAAGTTTgtcccctcttctctcttcgaCTCCCTCCAATCTATCCCCTCTAAGAATGAAATCATCAAAGCGATTCTTTCTAACAAGTCTAATCGGGCCCCGGGCCCTGAGCCCTAACGGGTTCAATATGAGGTTATTCTTGGCCAGCTGGGACATTATCAAAGATGATCTCATTAAAGCCATTCGCAACTTCTTTTAAAACCCCGGTCAACTAACCCGGGTTCAATATGGGGTTATTCTCCTTAAATACGACTCCATTTGGACAGTCCTCATCCCGACTGACTCCTCTTGgatctggcgcaagatcctctCTCTCCGTCCTCTTGCccttcaagggatctcctcttcCATAGCTGATGGCAcctccacttccctttggcttgacccttggcacccTTTAGGGATCCTTTATAACCTTCTTGGTCCCAGATCCATCTACTCCTCTGGTCTCCCGAAAGACGCCCCTGTCTCTTCCCTCATCGACTCTAGTTCTTagacccccacccccacctcaACCCTGCCATCATCTCCCAGATTTGGGCAACCCCCCCCCTTACAGCCTCCCCCCCCTTTCCGCGGACAAGGTTatctggctcccctcccccaatggTCTTTTCGCCGCCTCCTCAGCTTGGAACCTTTCCAGAGAGCCTAGCCCTCTTGTCCCCTAACACAATTTAGTTTGGTTCACTGGCCACATCCCCCGTCACAGCCTCACTATCTGGAGAACCCTAAGACTTTGCCtgccaacccaagccttcctcatccaccgcaCCATCCCTGCCAACCCTTCTTGCATTCTCTGTTGGATAGGCCGAGAAGACACCCccccccatctcttctttgattgccccttcACCTCCTCCATCTGGAATAAGGCCATGTCATCCACCTGGCTGCGGAGCAGAAGAGTCCTGAGTTTGAATCGTGAATGGCTCTGGTTGCTCAATAACTTCTCAAGGAACTCCATCTGTGACATTATTGGAAAGCTAGTTTTTGGCACTGCAACTCACCATATCTGGCTGGAAAGaaacctcaggagatggacttccaactctagatcttttgtcttgatttggaaagccatctcttccGATGTCTCTTCCAAGCTTAGACACATCCGGCAGAGACAGTCCACAGACAACCGGAAGAACAGACATATTGTAAATTTTTGGGGCCTTGACATTGCCCTTTTGCGGCCttcctcctctgcgtaggctggttGCCGCCCTCTtgcccccccctcctcccttcctttctcctcccttcttccttttctttcttgtataTTGGTTCTCTTCCCCTGCCCCCATTTGtggttcggtaatatattcatttaccaaaaaaaaactagccCGTATCAACTAGACCTTtctctgcctcatccccaaaaaagaGGGGGCCTTCTCCTTGTCTAATTTCAGGCCTATGTCTCTCTGTAATCTCCTTtacaaattcattaccaaaattCTTGCTAATCGGCTACAACTGGTGGTCCCTTCCTTAGTTAGCCCTAACCAATCAGCATTCTTCTCTCGGAGAAGCATAACTGATAACATCCTTCTTTGTTCTGAAATTGTCCTGGGTCTTTACCATAAATCTCATTCTCCTGCTGCCCTCATGAAaattgacatccacaaagcaTTTGACTCCGTGAGGTGGGATTTCATTTATGATGTCATGACTCAAATGTCCTTTCCCCTAGTCTTTATGCGTTGGATTCGCTCTTGCAAGGATCGATTCAAGAGAACAAGCAAAGAGATAAGggctgagaagagaagaagagatgtgcAATCATGGGAGAGAATCgatttctctcccctatattcTTTACTAACATATTCATaagaattacatacacctccctatggaggtaaaaaggttaaaaaaaaaagagaaaattacaactTAAGGTCACAATATAATAAATCAGTGACTAAAGTACCCCtgttacataaactctaacagtcCCTCTCAAGCTAGAGAATTAATGTCATACATTCCTAGTTTGCACAGGAGGGTATTGAACTGGTGAGGAAtgagtcctttggtgaagatatctgccaattgttcacctgtcttcacaaaggagtacaaatgcaaccaGAATCATTCTTCTCCTTGACGAAGTGTCAGTGTACTCCAATGTGCTTTGTTTGTTCATGTTgcacagggttatgagcaatacttatagcagcACTGTTATCATAATAGAGCCGCATAGGTCCCTAATTGTCAAACCGCAACTCTTGGATCAACCgtctcaaccatatgagttcacatacTTCATGAGTCTTCCTTTAAATTCTTCCTCTTCACTAGACCTAGCCACCAGAGGTTGTTTCTTGTTCCTCCATGAAACCAGGTTACCACCTACAAGTGTACAATATCCTGATGTAGATCGTCTGTCAGAAACTAAACCAGACCAATCGACAGTGTAGCCCTCTATCCTCAAATGGTGGTGTCTGGCAAaaagtcctttccctggagaggacttcaagttCCTAATGATGCAATAAACATTGCCCactcttgggggggggggccatacataaactgactcactacCACAACTGCATAGGTGATGTTTGGGCGAGTCAAAGAGAGGTAGATCAGCTTCCCCACTAATCTCTGGTACTTTTCTGCATCAATAAGCAATGGACCACAATCTTCACCAAGCTTGTGATTTTGATCATTTGGAGAGTTTGTTGGTTTACAATTCAACATCCCTATTTCGTTCTACTTATTTTTAGAcctttggaatcaaaaggtctaaaaataagtagaacgaagacagaATATATGGTATGTAACTTTAGCAACACCGGGACGTAGAATAAGGGGGTGAAAGTTTTTTGGACGTAGATTCCACAAAGTATCCgttttaggtatctaggatcGATTATTAGTATGGAATGTgaaatagaagatgatgtctcaCAGAGGATTAaagtagggtggatgaagtCAAGAGGGGCAACCAGAGTGTTATGTGATCGACGGATCACTTTAAAACTTAAGGAAAGTTTTACAGGACAGTCATcagaccggctatgatgtatggtgcggagtgttgggcagttaagaagtgtcatatagataagctaagtgtagcggagatgaagatgttgagatggatgagtggtaaaaccaggaaggataaagtaaagaatgaccatattagagatggtttgggagtagccctTCGtaaaagtcgtttgaggtggtaagGCTATGTCAATCATAGGCCTTCAAACGCcccagttcggaggagtgacttgattcagattgaaggtactaaaagagccaggggtaggcctaaaatgtcCCTAGGAAAGGTGGTAAGGAAAGACAtacatagtttaggtcttgtctCTAGTATGACGTtgttgaatagagctgattggagggcaaggatccgtgtagcTGATCCGAACTAGTttgtgttttttacttttgttacgatgttgtgtttcttttcttctactttGTATTAACATTGTGTtgaaggatccatgtagcctatcccatttagttgggataaggctaagtagttgttattgttgttttgaTCTTGAGACTTCAATCCCCAATAAGTACTTCAAGGGTCCAgggtctttaatctcaaactgtttggCCTAGTATGATTTCAGTCTACTTATATTAGTCCTGTCATTCCCagtcaccacaatgtcatcaacatagacaataagagtTGTTATAGTGCcattagtagtagtagtaaaaGCATAATTTTCCTTGGGATTGGTGTCAGGTTTGGAACTAGTGGAAACAATGCGCTGCAGCCTAGAGTAGGTGTCATTCAAAGTAGGGACAGATTTcgcacccaaaaagaaaagtaggGACAGATTCACCAGCAAGTAGATGCCCTTTGACATTCTTCAAACTAGGATTCAAATTAGCCAAGAATTTGGATACAAAAAACTCTTCTTTTGGGtcttcaacttctcaatatcAGTAATAAACACTTGGAACATATTTAGTTCTTCCATCACGCCCTTAAAAGTACTGTAATACTCCTGAAGAGATTTGTCGGATTTCTGAAATTGGAATAACTTCTCATAGAGGTCAAAGATACGggtcatactcttctcttgagaaTACGTCTCCTTTAGGTCATCCCAAACTCCCTTGGCAGTGGTGTGGAACATGACATTGGCAGCAATATCTGGCTCcatgctgttccataaccaaatcaAGATAATAGCATTCTCCTTCATCCAGGTACTGTAATCCTTAGAATCTGTTGGAGGAGGATCAGAAGTGATGTAGCTAAGTTTTTCCTTAGCTATAATGTAGATACGGACAGCTTGTGCCCAAAGCAAATAGTTGGAATTACCCTTCAATTTAATGGAGGTGATCTGAACATTGACAGTATCAGGGGGAGTCTTCGAATCAGCCATAGTAGAACCCTTACTTCAAGAATCGATAATGGGGACAAGCTAAGCCAAGGGGCAGCAATCGACTTGGAAGAATCAGAATGGAATAGCAGCAATAAACCAACCTtcagagaattaaaaaaaaaaaaaaaagtgcagtCGCAGGAGAGAAGCCAGTCAACTAGCAGTAACAAACCAGCAACACACAACCAGAGGCAGCCAGCCAACAAGAAAAATTTGATGTCAGGGCTTTGGAGACGAGAAGTAGGGCTTTCAAATATGCAGCAAAAATAGTACACTGCAGTAGCAATCGACCATCATAAATAGTTCACAAAACACAGAACTTCTTAGCTGAACACAGAGCTTCAACAACCAGCCTCCCATATGAGATCGATAGGTGTCAGGATTTTCTCTGGAGATCGATTCTTGCAATATTGGTTGTGGTTGATGTAGACATCCAATCAGCAACTAGTAGCAGGTAAATAGTAATAAAATCATTCCATTAGTTATTGATAGGAGTGGAATTAAACTATAGTAGAAGCAGCTATgtgtggctgcacaccacaaggGGAAATCGAGAAGAAGAGATCAGCAGAAAATCGAAGGGAAACTCCAATCTGATTAAGagttctctgataccatgttataatATCAGAAAATAGTTAATCAGAccagaggtagaagaagaagaaagaagaaaagagtaaGAGAAGGAGTCCACGCAAACCCCAATGGAGGAAGGGACCTGCGGTAGAACAGAATATTCTATCACAGGTCAGCCAAGGATATATTAATaaccaaataagaaaaaattgTAAGGACAGAACTGCCCCTACATAAACCGATACAATGAAagactaaaataaataaaggaaaaagacaaaTCTGCCCCTATAAACACGTATTTCAACAAACTCGATAAACCTTTATTCTAACTAAATGGGTCAGCCACAGGAATACTTTGTTATTATTCAATTCTATTCAAGTACACGTCTGCCTaaggataaaaaaaagtaaatatatttagttggaaaaGGATTCACTTTATCCATCCTCAAGGTCCATAATTATGTTTACATGTAGCCGAATTTCTCATTATTTATACTTTTATACATGATGATGTTATCAGCTTATCTCTAATGTTCATATCATAGATCTTGTCAGTTCATAGAAAGAAAGAGTCTCTGCATAgcaatgtttttattttctaataaaCGATCTACACAATCTGCAGCTTCACCTGTGGAGGAAGTTTTTCAGAAGCTAAATCAATCGATATGCATGATATTGATGACATAAATGTCTCCGGGGATATTCCTTATTGTTTCCGTAATGTTCCACATACTTCCTACCCTCTAGTCATATCTTTTCAGAAATTTCTTACGATGCTGGATGCAAGTATGGAAAAGTCATTCTTTGATAGATTTCgtgatttaaataaattttcactGGGTACAACTGGAACTTTTAATTCAGTTGCATTACAAGCCTTCATAAGAACAAAGGAGGTTAATTATGACAAGTTCAATTCATCATACTGGCCACATTTTAATAGTCAGTTGACTAAGATGTTGGATTCTTCAATTGTGTTTACTGAGATAATTTCCCATATAAAGGGTGGAATATGTTCGGGCAGGGCAGAAGATGGTAGACTCAACCGGGAGGATTATGTTGCCTTGTCTGAAGGCCGGGTGTCCACCTTAaatagagaaaggagagaggtaaTTTATGATATATTTCTTGATTATGAAAAGAAGAAGTTGATGAATGGTGAGTTTGACTTGGCTGATTTAGTTATTGACCTTCATCGCCAATTGAGAAATGGAAGCTATGAAGGTGAGGAAATGGACTTGGTCTATATTGATGAGGTTCAAGATCTAACCATGAGGCAGATTGCACTTTTCAAATATATATGCAAAAATTCTTCTGATGGCTTTGTTTTCGCTGGTGATACTGCCCAAACTATTGCCAGGGGGATCGATTTCAGATTCCAAGATATAAGATCACTGTTCTTCAAAGAGTTCCTTATGGAATCAGCAAGTGATAGCAATGAGAGAGGGAAAAGAAGTAGCCAGCCGCGTGTCTCGGAgattttccatttaaaccaaAACTTCCGTACCCATGCTGGTGTTCTCAATCTTGCACAGAGTGTGATTGACCTTTTATATCGTTTCTTTCCTCACTCTATTGATGTTTTAAGCCCTGAGACAAGTCTTATATATGGAGAAGCTCCTGTGTTGTTTGAATCTGGAAATGATGAAAATCCAATCCTAACTATTTTTGGCAATAGTGGACCAAATGCTGGAAGTATGATTGGCTTCGGAGCTGAGCAGGTCATATTGGTACGTGATGATTCTGCAAAGA containing:
- the LOC122645225 gene encoding TPR and ankyrin repeat-containing protein 1-like, with the protein product MEAEAKGEEDNNTVMGDKLTAWDASRQKLSVGVISPYNAQVAAIQEKLGRIYGKHSNFEVKVNSIDGFQGSEEDIIVLSTVRSNNEGSIGFLSNPQRANVALTRAKHCLWILGNEKTLINSRSIWPELVCDAKRRQRFFNADDDKDLAKAIVQAKQELDQLDDLLNANSTLFKNARWKVLFSENFRKSFGKMKSTQKKKSVINLLLKLSCGWRPRKRKIDPICESSVQLVKQFKVENLYIICSVDVMKYESYVQVLKVWDVLPLEEIPKLVKRLDNIFAPLTDDFVNRCKVKFVNGDLEVPMIWPSSDNIVRSRNIYCTELQKISNDDDIDGRSYVENSRVSESLLLMKFYSLSSGVIGHLLSGHDGRELDLPFEVTDQEREIILFPSTTFILGRSGTGKTTVLTMKLIQKEQQQYLSSEGMSELKFDTSKDVHKTNEIVKGVGEASGTVLRQVFVTVSPKLCSAVKKQISQLKSFTCGGSFSEAKSIDMHDIDDINVSGDIPYCFRNVPHTSYPLVISFQKFLTMLDASMEKSFFDRFRDLNKFSLGTTGTFNSVALQAFIRTKEVNYDKFNSSYWPHFNSQLTKMLDSSIVFTEIISHIKGGICSGRAEDGRLNREDYVALSEGRVSTLNRERREVIYDIFLDYEKKKLMNGEFDLADLVIDLHRQLRNGSYEGEEMDLVYIDEVQDLTMRQIALFKYICKNSSDGFVFAGDTAQTIARGIDFRFQDIRSLFFKEFLMESASDSNERGKRSSQPRVSEIFHLNQNFRTHAGVLNLAQSVIDLLYRFFPHSIDVLSPETSLIYGEAPVLFESGNDENPILTIFGNSGPNAGSMIGFGAEQVILVRDDSAKKEVSAHIGKQALVLTILECKGLEFQDVLLYNFFGTSPLQNKWRVVYAYMKEQDILDPSPPKSFPCFSVAKHNVLCSELKQLYVAITRTRQRLWICENIEALSRPMFDYWKKLGLVQVRQLDGSLAQAMQVASSKEEWRLRGIKLFNEENFEMATMCFERAGDTYREKWAKAAGLRAAADRMHGTNSEMRRIALLEAAEIYETIGRAESAAKCFIELGEFKRAGMRFCIDFAYCSYNNNRT